The proteins below are encoded in one region of uncultured Desulfovibrio sp.:
- a CDS encoding SMR family transporter: MSMLLPVLLLIGAAALDVLANLLLAHSDGFRRRLYGVGALLCVGLAFFCLSEVVRWMDLSVAYAMWGSFGILGTSLGGWFFFRQTLRPCAFAGMALLICGMLLLQLS; the protein is encoded by the coding sequence ATGAGCATGCTTCTGCCTGTTCTCCTGCTCATTGGCGCCGCGGCGCTGGATGTGCTGGCCAATCTGCTGCTGGCCCACAGTGACGGCTTTCGCCGGCGGCTTTACGGTGTGGGCGCCCTGCTCTGCGTGGGACTGGCCTTTTTCTGCCTGTCCGAAGTGGTGCGCTGGATGGACCTTTCCGTGGCCTATGCCATGTGGGGCAGCTTTGGCATACTGGGCACCTCTCTGGGAGGCTGGTTCTTCTTCCGGCAGACGCTGCGTCCCTGCGCCTTTGCGGGCATGGCGCTGCTGATCTGCGGCATGCTGCTCCTGCAACTGTCCTAG
- the guaB gene encoding IMP dehydrogenase — protein sequence MFTNRGKALTFDDILLVPSYSEVTPDAVDLSTWLTPTIPLRIPIMSAAMDTVTESAMAISMARMGGIGIIHKNMPPERQRLEVERVKKSESGMILDPVTVSSRNTVQEALDLMADFRVSGLPVVDDDRLVGILTNRDVRFVENADTALVADYMTKENLVTVPMGTSLEESKRHLHEHRIEKLLVVDDNNRLRGLITMKDIDKVQKYPNACKDDKGRLRVGAAIGIGKDCDARAEMLLAAGADVLVLDSAHGHSVNVLNAIRKVKSAFPNCQLIAGNVATYEGARAVLEAGADTVKVGIGPGSICTTRIVAGVGVPQVTAIMDGSRAAREMDRCCIADGGIKFSGDIVKALVVGAHSVMIGSLFAGTEESPGETILYQGRTYKVYRGMGSIDAMKEGSSDRYFQERSKKLVPEGIVGRVPYRGPVMEAIYQLMGGLRSGMGYVGAHTLADLHANTTFCEISPAGLRESHVHDVVIIKEAPNYRIDN from the coding sequence ATGTTTACGAACCGCGGCAAGGCTCTGACCTTTGATGATATCCTGCTCGTTCCCAGCTATTCGGAAGTAACGCCCGACGCGGTGGACCTTTCCACCTGGCTTACTCCCACCATTCCCCTGCGCATTCCGATCATGTCCGCCGCCATGGATACGGTAACCGAATCCGCCATGGCCATCAGCATGGCCCGCATGGGCGGCATCGGCATCATCCACAAGAACATGCCGCCGGAGCGGCAGCGCCTGGAAGTGGAGCGTGTCAAGAAAAGCGAAAGCGGCATGATTCTGGACCCGGTGACCGTTTCTTCCCGCAATACGGTGCAGGAAGCGCTGGACCTCATGGCGGACTTCCGGGTTTCCGGCCTGCCCGTGGTGGACGATGACAGGCTTGTGGGCATCCTCACCAACCGCGACGTGCGTTTTGTGGAAAATGCCGACACGGCCCTTGTGGCCGACTACATGACCAAGGAAAACCTGGTCACTGTTCCCATGGGCACCTCGCTGGAAGAATCCAAGCGGCATCTGCATGAGCACCGCATCGAAAAGCTGCTGGTGGTGGATGACAACAACCGCCTGCGTGGCCTCATCACCATGAAGGACATCGACAAGGTGCAGAAGTACCCCAATGCCTGCAAGGACGACAAGGGCCGCCTGCGCGTGGGCGCGGCCATCGGCATCGGCAAGGACTGTGACGCCAGGGCCGAGATGCTGCTTGCCGCCGGCGCCGACGTGCTGGTGCTGGACTCTGCCCACGGGCATTCGGTGAACGTGCTCAATGCCATCCGCAAGGTCAAGTCCGCCTTCCCCAACTGCCAGCTCATTGCGGGCAATGTGGCCACCTATGAAGGGGCGCGGGCCGTTCTCGAGGCCGGGGCAGATACGGTCAAGGTGGGCATCGGCCCCGGCTCCATCTGCACCACGCGCATCGTGGCCGGTGTGGGTGTGCCGCAGGTGACGGCCATCATGGACGGCAGCCGTGCCGCCCGCGAAATGGACCGCTGCTGCATTGCCGACGGCGGCATCAAGTTCTCCGGCGACATTGTGAAGGCCCTGGTGGTGGGTGCCCATTCGGTGATGATCGGTTCCCTCTTTGCCGGGACCGAAGAAAGCCCGGGCGAGACCATCCTCTATCAGGGCCGTACCTATAAGGTCTATCGCGGCATGGGATCCATCGACGCCATGAAGGAAGGCAGCTCCGACCGCTATTTCCAGGAACGCAGCAAGAAGCTGGTGCCCGAAGGCATCGTGGGGCGCGTGCCCTACCGCGGGCCGGTCATGGAAGCCATCTATCAGCTCATGGGCGGTCTGCGTTCCGGCATGGGGTATGTGGGCGCGCATACGCTTGCCGATCTGCACGCAAATACCACCTTCTGCGAAATTTCGCCGGCAGGTCTGCGTGAAAGCCATGTGCATGATGTGGTCATCATCAAGGAAGCGCCCAACTATCGCATTGACAACTAG
- the hisA gene encoding 1-(5-phosphoribosyl)-5-[(5-phosphoribosylamino)methylideneamino]imidazole-4-carboxamide isomerase translates to MIIFPAVDIQDGKAVRLRQGRAHDSTVFSPDPVAAARHWQDQGARWLHVVDLDGAFDGLPRSRHIVQRICEALSIPVQLGGGIRDQNIAQAYLDAGVERLIIGTLALEQPQAFAALCARFPGRIGVSLDAEGGRLKTKGWVADAGMTVDDVLPRLLGDGAAFIIYTDIERDGMQSGVNLTALEHLARASSVPVIAAGGVATLADVQALYPLSRTAHLQGAISGRALYEGTLNLAEANRWLAAQQD, encoded by the coding sequence ATGATCATCTTTCCCGCTGTGGACATTCAGGACGGCAAGGCCGTCCGCCTGCGTCAGGGCCGTGCCCATGACAGCACGGTCTTTTCTCCGGACCCTGTGGCCGCCGCGCGCCACTGGCAGGACCAGGGCGCACGCTGGCTGCACGTGGTGGACCTGGACGGCGCCTTTGACGGCCTGCCCAGAAGCCGCCACATCGTGCAACGCATCTGCGAGGCCCTGAGCATTCCCGTGCAGCTTGGCGGAGGCATCCGTGACCAGAACATCGCCCAGGCCTATCTGGATGCCGGGGTGGAACGCCTCATCATCGGCACCCTGGCTCTGGAACAGCCTCAGGCCTTTGCCGCGCTTTGCGCCCGCTTTCCGGGGCGCATTGGCGTTTCGCTGGATGCCGAGGGCGGACGCCTCAAGACCAAGGGCTGGGTGGCCGATGCCGGCATGACCGTGGACGACGTTCTGCCCCGCCTGCTGGGCGACGGCGCAGCCTTCATCATCTATACGGACATCGAGCGTGACGGCATGCAGAGCGGGGTCAACCTGACGGCCCTGGAGCATCTGGCCCGGGCCTCCTCCGTGCCGGTCATCGCGGCCGGCGGCGTGGCCACGCTGGCCGATGTGCAGGCCCTCTACCCTCTCAGCCGCACGGCCCATCTGCAGGGCGCCATCAGCGGCCGCGCCCTGTATGAAGGCACCCTGAATCTGGCCGAGGCCAACCGCTGGCTTGCCGCACAACAGGACTAA
- a CDS encoding elongation factor G, with amino-acid sequence MSNPVDAQRTFALVGTGGCGKTSLAEMLLFTAGAITRMGAIEEGTTSLDYEPEEVRRRGSIQPAVATWLWNKNRHFLLDIPGDGNFTGDMGYLLQSVDSVLFVLDAVDGVRPLTKKLWNAVKGAGLPAIFVINKLDRDRADFQMAFDGLSSLGTRPVALHFPLRSGDAFTGYVDILSGKAYAFGPDGAVAEVPLPPEAADDVALLHDVTVENIAESDEALMEKYLEEGSLPAEELAVGLRNGVLRGDLAPVVVCSALENKGGAAVLNAVQTLLPSPLERPAFLDNEANELVPDPDGPLAAFVFKTLADPFTGQLSFLRILSGSINGDTVARNSRTGENERLGNLQYMVGKNQTPCKDVLGPGAIVAVAKLKNTRTGDTLCDEKAPFSLALPELPPQLITYALAPKEKGDEDKVYAAIQRLLDEDITLRLGRDEETGDILLSGMGQLHIELSVEKARRRYKVDMVLKTPKVPYRETVRGKCQVQGRHKKQSGGRGQFGDCWIEMEGLPRGSGYVFEDAIVGGVIPRQYIPAIDKGIQEAAARGYLAGCQVVDFRVKVYDGSYHTVDSSEMAFKVAGSLAFKKAMESLKPVLLEPIVLLTVSVPDENMGDVIGDLSSRRGKVLGSDSRAGVTEIKAHVPMSEVLRYAPDLRSMTGGQGFFTMEFAHYEEAPQPIVERVIAEYKEHSGQE; translated from the coding sequence ATGTCCAACCCGGTAGATGCTCAACGCACGTTCGCGCTCGTCGGCACCGGCGGCTGCGGCAAAACGTCCCTGGCGGAAATGCTGCTCTTCACCGCTGGCGCCATCACCCGTATGGGCGCCATTGAAGAAGGCACAACCAGCCTCGACTACGAACCAGAAGAAGTTCGTCGGCGCGGTTCCATCCAGCCGGCCGTTGCCACGTGGCTCTGGAACAAGAATCGCCATTTTCTGCTTGATATTCCCGGTGACGGCAATTTTACCGGGGACATGGGCTACCTGCTGCAGAGTGTGGACAGCGTGCTTTTTGTGCTGGATGCCGTAGACGGTGTGCGCCCGCTGACCAAGAAACTCTGGAATGCCGTGAAGGGAGCGGGCCTGCCCGCCATCTTTGTCATCAACAAGCTGGATCGCGACCGCGCCGACTTTCAGATGGCCTTTGACGGCCTGAGCAGCCTGGGTACCCGCCCCGTGGCCCTGCATTTCCCCCTCCGCAGCGGAGATGCCTTCACCGGCTATGTGGACATTCTCTCCGGCAAGGCCTATGCCTTCGGCCCGGACGGCGCCGTGGCCGAAGTGCCCCTGCCGCCGGAAGCGGCCGATGACGTGGCGCTGCTGCACGATGTGACGGTGGAAAATATCGCCGAAAGCGACGAAGCCCTCATGGAAAAATACCTTGAGGAAGGCAGCCTGCCCGCCGAAGAGCTGGCCGTCGGCCTGCGCAATGGTGTTCTGCGCGGCGATCTGGCCCCGGTGGTGGTCTGCTCCGCCCTGGAAAACAAGGGCGGCGCCGCCGTGCTCAATGCCGTCCAGACCCTGCTGCCCTCGCCGCTGGAACGCCCGGCCTTCCTGGACAATGAAGCCAATGAACTGGTGCCTGACCCCGACGGCCCGCTGGCGGCCTTTGTCTTCAAGACCCTGGCCGACCCCTTCACCGGGCAGTTGTCCTTCCTGCGCATTCTTTCGGGCAGCATCAACGGGGATACCGTGGCCAGAAACAGCCGCACCGGGGAAAATGAACGCCTGGGCAATCTCCAGTACATGGTGGGCAAGAATCAGACGCCCTGCAAGGACGTTCTCGGCCCCGGCGCCATCGTGGCCGTGGCCAAGCTGAAGAACACCCGCACGGGCGACACGCTGTGCGATGAAAAGGCCCCCTTCTCCCTGGCGCTGCCCGAGCTGCCCCCGCAGCTCATCACCTATGCCCTGGCCCCCAAGGAAAAGGGCGATGAAGACAAGGTCTATGCCGCCATCCAGCGCCTGCTGGATGAAGACATCACCCTCCGCCTGGGCCGGGACGAGGAAACGGGCGACATTCTGCTTTCCGGCATGGGACAGCTGCATATCGAACTCTCGGTGGAAAAGGCCCGCCGCCGCTACAAGGTGGATATGGTGCTGAAAACCCCCAAGGTCCCCTATCGGGAAACGGTGCGTGGCAAGTGCCAGGTGCAGGGCCGCCACAAGAAGCAGTCCGGCGGACGCGGGCAGTTCGGCGACTGCTGGATCGAGATGGAGGGCCTGCCCCGCGGCTCCGGCTATGTCTTTGAAGATGCCATCGTGGGCGGCGTCATCCCCCGCCAGTACATTCCGGCCATTGACAAGGGCATTCAGGAAGCCGCCGCCCGCGGCTATCTGGCCGGCTGCCAGGTGGTGGACTTCCGCGTCAAGGTCTATGACGGCAGCTACCACACCGTGGACTCGTCGGAAATGGCCTTCAAGGTGGCCGGCTCCCTGGCGTTCAAGAAGGCCATGGAAAGCCTCAAGCCTGTTCTGCTGGAACCCATTGTGCTGCTGACGGTTTCTGTGCCTGATGAAAATATGGGCGATGTCATCGGCGACCTGTCCTCCCGCCGCGGCAAGGTGCTCGGCTCCGACTCCCGCGCCGGCGTCACCGAAATCAAGGCGCATGTTCCCATGAGCGAAGTGCTGCGCTATGCCCCGGACCTGCGCTCCATGACCGGCGGTCAGGGCTTCTTCACCATGGAATTTGCCCATTATGAGGAAGCGCCCCAGCCCATTGTGGAACGTGTCATTGCCGAATACAAGGAACACAGCGGTCAGGAATAG
- a CDS encoding SMR family transporter has translation MSPVRPYHWMCLLAAIVLEVGGSTLMKLSHDWAFAHASLLGLVLMWLCIGLSYYCLSLSTTGLPVGVAFAFWEAMGLTLVTLSGILVLGEHLSAQRLLGLCCVLGGAMLVHHGTSQGTTTQKENRS, from the coding sequence ATGTCTCCTGTACGTCCCTATCACTGGATGTGCCTGCTGGCAGCTATTGTGCTGGAAGTGGGCGGATCCACCCTCATGAAACTTTCCCATGACTGGGCCTTTGCCCATGCCTCTCTGCTGGGGCTGGTGCTCATGTGGCTGTGCATCGGCCTGTCCTACTACTGCCTGTCCCTGTCCACCACCGGCCTGCCCGTGGGCGTGGCCTTTGCCTTCTGGGAAGCCATGGGCCTGACCCTGGTAACCCTGTCCGGCATACTTGTGCTGGGGGAACATCTGTCGGCGCAGCGCCTGCTGGGCCTCTGCTGCGTCCTGGGCGGTGCCATGCTGGTCCATCACGGAACCAGCCAGGGCACAACGACGCAGAAGGAGAACAGGTCATGA
- the tatC gene encoding twin-arginine translocase subunit TatC — protein MSTKDSLLTPPAREDETASPTASAPSRDTEGPDIDYAAIRSATEAMSALGRSDAQQDEHQPEAESPAEATAETPDESPADAPAAGDDALEAPGHDAAATPDPHAVQDSTTETAPEDSKPPTSSDAVTTETEEAIDPSLSDDTAAADEAEHDADHADHPDRADRADHDDSDDRTAPAAEDTAGTDVPAAAAASAAVPADGNGGSEPPVPPADETAQEDDAEKPMGLLDHLNEMRWRLVRCFIAAALGFCVCWAFVEPIFGVLVKPLLAALPAGGNAIYTSMPEAFFIRMFVAFVAGLFVASPFIFYQVWAFISPGLYEEEKLFIVPVAVISAVFFVGGALFCYYIVFPFAFQFFMSYSTDMIQVTPRISDYVDFVLKLLVAFGVIFEMPLFSFFLARMGVLTAARMRQARRYAILGIFIVAAILTPPDVVSQLLMAIPMLILYEFSVLVAATFGKKPKPAAEAEDTPEPAASSEPEPWPSVFTPSNPKKVSRMPDGTWNDVPAAAETPDTPADDSPDTAPADKRTPDGDAGTPDTSRSEKPHD, from the coding sequence ATGAGCACCAAGGATTCCCTGCTGACGCCTCCGGCCCGGGAGGACGAAACGGCGTCTCCGACGGCTTCGGCGCCGTCCCGGGACACGGAAGGCCCGGATATTGACTATGCGGCCATCCGCTCGGCCACGGAAGCCATGAGTGCCCTGGGGCGGAGCGATGCACAACAGGACGAACACCAGCCCGAGGCGGAATCCCCGGCCGAGGCCACAGCCGAAACCCCGGATGAATCCCCGGCCGACGCACCCGCGGCCGGCGATGATGCCCTGGAAGCGCCTGGGCATGACGCGGCTGCCACGCCTGACCCCCACGCTGTACAGGACAGCACGACAGAGACCGCCCCGGAGGACAGCAAGCCCCCGACCTCCTCTGATGCCGTGACCACGGAGACAGAAGAGGCCATCGATCCTTCCCTGTCCGACGACACAGCGGCCGCGGACGAAGCGGAGCACGACGCCGATCATGCCGACCATCCTGACCGGGCCGACCGGGCCGACCACGACGACAGCGACGACCGGACCGCTCCCGCGGCAGAAGATACCGCCGGGACTGATGTGCCGGCCGCTGCGGCCGCGTCAGCCGCTGTGCCCGCTGACGGTAATGGCGGCAGCGAGCCGCCCGTGCCGCCTGCGGACGAAACGGCGCAGGAAGATGATGCGGAAAAGCCCATGGGCCTCCTGGATCATCTCAATGAAATGCGCTGGCGCCTGGTGCGCTGCTTCATTGCCGCGGCTCTGGGCTTCTGCGTCTGCTGGGCCTTTGTGGAACCCATCTTCGGCGTTCTGGTCAAACCGCTCCTGGCTGCCCTGCCCGCCGGCGGCAACGCCATCTACACCAGCATGCCCGAAGCCTTCTTCATCCGCATGTTCGTGGCCTTTGTGGCCGGCCTCTTTGTGGCAAGCCCCTTTATTTTCTATCAAGTATGGGCCTTCATCTCACCGGGTCTCTATGAGGAGGAAAAACTCTTCATTGTGCCTGTGGCTGTCATTTCGGCGGTCTTCTTTGTGGGTGGGGCGCTGTTCTGCTATTACATCGTCTTCCCCTTTGCCTTCCAGTTCTTCATGAGCTATTCCACAGACATGATACAGGTCACCCCTCGTATCAGCGATTACGTGGACTTTGTGCTCAAGCTGCTTGTGGCCTTTGGCGTCATTTTCGAGATGCCGCTGTTCTCCTTCTTTCTTGCCCGCATGGGTGTGCTCACCGCAGCCCGCATGCGGCAGGCCCGCCGCTACGCCATTCTGGGCATCTTCATTGTGGCGGCCATTCTCACGCCGCCGGACGTGGTGTCGCAGCTGCTCATGGCCATTCCCATGCTGATTCTCTATGAGTTCAGCGTGCTGGTGGCAGCTACCTTCGGCAAAAAGCCGAAGCCCGCCGCCGAAGCGGAAGACACTCCCGAACCCGCCGCCAGCAGCGAGCCGGAACCCTGGCCCAGCGTGTTCACCCCCAGCAATCCCAAGAAGGTTTCCCGCATGCCCGACGGCACGTGGAATGACGTGCCCGCTGCCGCGGAAACACCGGATACGCCGGCGGATGACAGCCCTGACACCGCCCCGGCGGACAAGCGCACCCCGGACGGGGATGCCGGAACGCCAGACACCAGCCGCAGCGAGAAGCCCCATGACTAA
- the guaA gene encoding glutamine-hydrolyzing GMP synthase yields MAHSKVIIIDYGSQVTQLIARRVREAGVYSEIHACNVTAAQVAAMQPQAVILSGGPASVGEADAPTLDRGLLELGVPVLGICYGMQLLAQNLGGCLAQSETREYGPADLTLTAPCALWDGLNPAVPSRVWMSHGDKVMAPPPGFTVTGRTPTLDVAAMADEKRRIYAVQFHPEVHHSVDGERMLRNFLFKICRITPDWSMSSFVERVVKEMAEKIGNKHVVCALSGGIDSTVVAVLLHKAIGHRLHCIFVDNGLLRLNEGEQVVSYLREHFDLNLTFVQAQKRFLDLLKGVEDPEKKRKIIGHTFIDIFDEEAKKLPEVEFLAQGTLYPDVIESVSHKGPSAVIKSHHNVGGLPETMNLKLVEPLRELFKDEVRKVAAELGMPDSIVWRHPFPGPGLAIRVLGEITEDRLNILRQADKIVQEELRESGWYRKVWQGFAVLLPLKTVGVMGDGRTYEHVIALRVVDSVDAMTADWARLPADLIARMSGRIINEVKGVNRVVYDVSSKPPSTIEWE; encoded by the coding sequence ATGGCCCACAGCAAGGTTATCATCATTGACTACGGCTCACAGGTAACGCAGCTCATCGCCCGCCGCGTGCGCGAAGCCGGCGTCTATTCCGAAATTCATGCCTGCAATGTCACGGCTGCCCAGGTGGCGGCCATGCAGCCGCAGGCCGTCATTCTGTCCGGCGGCCCGGCCAGTGTGGGCGAAGCGGACGCCCCCACCCTGGACAGGGGGCTGCTGGAACTGGGCGTGCCGGTGCTGGGCATCTGCTACGGCATGCAGCTGCTGGCCCAGAATCTTGGCGGCTGTCTGGCCCAGTCCGAAACCCGGGAATACGGCCCGGCCGATCTGACCCTCACGGCGCCCTGCGCCCTCTGGGACGGTCTGAATCCCGCAGTCCCCAGCCGGGTCTGGATGAGCCACGGGGACAAGGTCATGGCGCCGCCCCCCGGCTTTACGGTCACCGGGCGCACGCCCACCCTCGATGTGGCAGCCATGGCGGATGAAAAGCGCCGCATCTACGCCGTGCAGTTCCATCCCGAAGTGCACCACAGTGTGGACGGCGAACGCATGCTGCGCAATTTCCTCTTCAAGATCTGCCGCATCACGCCGGACTGGAGCATGTCCTCCTTTGTGGAGCGCGTGGTCAAGGAAATGGCCGAAAAAATCGGCAACAAGCATGTGGTCTGCGCCCTTTCCGGCGGCATCGACTCCACCGTGGTGGCCGTGCTGCTGCACAAGGCCATCGGCCACCGTCTGCACTGCATCTTTGTGGATAACGGCCTGCTGCGCCTCAATGAGGGCGAACAGGTGGTGAGCTACCTGCGCGAACATTTCGACCTGAACCTGACCTTTGTGCAGGCCCAGAAGCGCTTCCTTGATCTGCTCAAGGGCGTGGAAGACCCGGAAAAGAAGCGCAAGATCATCGGCCACACCTTCATTGACATCTTTGATGAAGAGGCCAAAAAACTGCCCGAAGTGGAATTTCTGGCCCAGGGCACCCTCTATCCCGATGTCATCGAATCCGTTTCGCACAAGGGTCCCAGCGCGGTCATCAAGAGCCACCACAACGTGGGCGGCCTGCCCGAAACCATGAATCTCAAACTGGTGGAACCCCTGCGCGAACTCTTCAAGGACGAGGTGCGCAAAGTGGCCGCCGAGCTGGGCATGCCCGACTCCATTGTCTGGCGCCATCCCTTCCCTGGCCCCGGTCTGGCCATCCGTGTGCTGGGCGAGATCACCGAAGACCGCCTGAACATCCTACGCCAGGCCGACAAGATCGTGCAGGAAGAACTGCGCGAATCGGGCTGGTACCGCAAGGTCTGGCAGGGCTTTGCCGTGCTGCTGCCCCTCAAGACCGTGGGCGTCATGGGCGATGGCCGCACCTACGAACACGTCATCGCCCTGCGCGTGGTGGACAGCGTGGATGCCATGACCGCCGACTGGGCACGCCTGCCAGCGGACCTCATTGCCCGCATGTCCGGCCGCATCATCAATGAAGTCAAGGGCGTCAACCGCGTGGTCTACGACGTGTCCTCCAAACCGCCGAGCACCATCGAGTGGGAATAA
- a CDS encoding twin-arginine translocase TatA/TatE family subunit: protein MFGIGSTELLVILLVALVVLGPKSLSGVSRSLGKALGEFRRVSTDFQRTLNAEVAREEEEEKQRSSADNTTPSQAAAGTGPQAGSTSATTTASRPATETLETTATPAGQGQEAPADSPLAQSVARTKAAAEGNSTQTAAPAGKEQA from the coding sequence ATGTTCGGCATCGGCAGCACGGAACTTCTGGTGATCCTGCTGGTGGCACTGGTGGTGCTTGGTCCCAAAAGCCTCAGCGGGGTCAGTCGCTCGCTGGGCAAGGCGCTTGGCGAGTTCCGCCGCGTCTCCACCGATTTTCAGCGCACCCTCAATGCGGAAGTAGCCCGCGAGGAAGAAGAGGAAAAGCAGCGCTCGAGCGCTGACAATACCACGCCCTCCCAGGCCGCTGCCGGCACAGGGCCCCAGGCCGGAAGCACTTCCGCCACGACCACCGCCAGCAGGCCCGCAACGGAAACCCTGGAAACCACGGCCACGCCGGCCGGCCAGGGCCAGGAGGCACCGGCTGACAGTCCGCTGGCGCAGAGCGTGGCCCGCACCAAGGCCGCCGCCGAAGGCAACAGCACGCAGACGGCGGCCCCTGCCGGCAAGGAGCAGGCATGA
- a CDS encoding outer membrane homotrimeric porin codes for MKKLMTLALAAGMLFGIATGASAIDFKAKGQWLMGFGVGEDSLVQDEGDHDADTDDMFYARQRIRLQLDAVASEALSGTVYFEIGTTDWGKADNGGALGADANDIIKVKRAYIDWLVPNTDLKFRMGLQGVQLPNKAGGSAVMDTDVAGITASYAFNENVALTALWARPFNDNYAGYNKNGVSDTYRANYLDNMDLFALMVDLKFDGVQATPWIMYGMAGKNVWENMPANDGNPYTTMGVFGPQYDFNYSSNAYGSMFWAGLPVAITLWDPLNIEFDINYGYVESYGRASFENAKNNAWKRGNTQRQGWLAKALVEYKMDWGVPGIFGWYASGDDGDVKNGSERMPSVVPCGNFTSFMGDGNYGWTMQDYNLSYAGTWGIGLQIRDMSFIEDLKHTFRVAYWGGTNSTSMVKYSGSSIAWNYGGDVYPTGPYLTTNDGLLEFNLVNNYQIYENLEANLELSYIVNMMDQDTWRHSTWNNKEFSKQDMWKAQVTFAYSF; via the coding sequence ATGAAGAAGCTTATGACGCTCGCTCTGGCTGCCGGCATGCTCTTTGGCATTGCTACCGGTGCCAGCGCTATCGATTTCAAGGCCAAGGGTCAGTGGTTGATGGGCTTTGGCGTGGGTGAAGACAGCCTGGTGCAGGATGAAGGCGATCACGATGCCGACACCGACGACATGTTCTACGCCCGTCAGCGTATCCGCCTGCAGTTGGATGCCGTGGCCTCCGAAGCCCTGTCCGGTACCGTGTACTTCGAAATCGGCACCACCGACTGGGGCAAGGCTGACAACGGCGGCGCCCTGGGTGCTGACGCCAACGACATCATCAAGGTGAAGCGCGCCTACATCGACTGGCTGGTGCCCAATACCGACCTCAAGTTCCGCATGGGTCTGCAGGGCGTGCAGCTGCCCAACAAGGCCGGCGGCTCCGCTGTGATGGATACCGATGTGGCCGGCATCACCGCTTCCTATGCCTTCAATGAAAACGTGGCCCTCACCGCTCTGTGGGCGCGTCCCTTCAATGACAACTATGCTGGCTACAATAAGAATGGTGTGTCCGACACCTATCGTGCCAACTATCTGGACAACATGGACCTGTTTGCCCTGATGGTCGACCTGAAGTTCGACGGCGTGCAGGCCACCCCCTGGATCATGTACGGCATGGCCGGCAAGAACGTGTGGGAGAATATGCCTGCTAATGATGGTAACCCCTACACCACCATGGGTGTTTTTGGTCCCCAGTATGACTTCAATTATTCCTCTAACGCCTACGGCTCCATGTTCTGGGCCGGCCTGCCTGTGGCCATCACCCTGTGGGATCCGCTGAACATCGAGTTCGACATCAACTACGGTTACGTGGAAAGCTACGGCCGTGCTAGTTTCGAAAATGCCAAGAACAACGCCTGGAAGCGCGGCAACACCCAGCGTCAGGGCTGGCTGGCCAAGGCCCTGGTGGAATACAAGATGGACTGGGGCGTTCCCGGCATCTTCGGCTGGTATGCCTCCGGTGACGACGGCGATGTGAAGAACGGTTCCGAACGCATGCCCTCCGTTGTCCCCTGCGGCAACTTCACCTCCTTCATGGGCGATGGCAACTACGGCTGGACCATGCAGGACTACAACCTGAGCTACGCCGGCACCTGGGGCATCGGTCTGCAGATCCGCGACATGAGCTTCATCGAAGACCTGAAGCACACCTTCCGCGTGGCCTACTGGGGCGGCACTAACAGCACGTCCATGGTTAAGTACAGCGGTTCTTCCATTGCTTGGAACTATGGTGGCGATGTTTACCCCACCGGTCCTTATCTGACCACCAACGACGGTCTGCTGGAATTCAACCTGGTGAACAACTACCAGATCTACGAAAACCTGGAAGCCAACCTGGAACTGAGCTACATCGTGAACATGATGGATCAGGACACCTGGCGTCATTCCACCTGGAACAACAAGGAATTCTCCAAGCAGGACATGTGGAAGGCTCAGGTGACCTTCGCCTACAGCTTCTAG
- the hisB gene encoding imidazoleglycerol-phosphate dehydratase HisB, which translates to MPPRTAARSRQSAETDIRLELCLDGTGQTDIATGFGLLDHMLTLTFFWAGMDLTLRCKGDLHIDAHHSAEDVGIVLGQAVLEALGDRKGIERVGFGRVPMDEALTEVTLDLSGRAWLEWRGDELLPPVLGGEEKDLWREYYKAFAGSARCNLHVSFLYGKNGHHLLESVAKGLGLALRQAVARTGAVVRSTKGGLD; encoded by the coding sequence CTGCCGCCGCGCACGGCTGCCCGCAGCCGTCAGAGCGCCGAAACCGACATCCGGCTGGAACTCTGCCTGGACGGCACCGGCCAGACCGACATTGCCACCGGCTTCGGCCTGCTGGATCACATGCTGACGCTGACCTTCTTCTGGGCCGGCATGGACCTGACCCTGCGCTGCAAGGGAGACCTGCACATTGATGCCCACCACAGCGCCGAGGATGTGGGCATCGTGCTGGGGCAGGCCGTTCTGGAAGCCCTGGGGGACCGCAAAGGCATCGAGCGTGTGGGCTTTGGCCGGGTTCCCATGGACGAGGCCCTCACGGAAGTGACCCTGGACCTTTCCGGGCGCGCCTGGCTGGAATGGCGTGGCGACGAACTGCTGCCCCCTGTGCTGGGCGGCGAGGAAAAGGACCTGTGGCGGGAATACTACAAGGCCTTTGCCGGCAGCGCCCGCTGCAATCTGCACGTATCCTTTCTGTACGGCAAGAACGGGCACCATCTGCTGGAATCCGTTGCCAAGGGGCTGGGGCTTGCCCTGCGCCAGGCCGTTGCCCGAACCGGCGCCGTTGTGCGCAGCACCAAGGGAGGTTTAGACTGA